Proteins encoded in a region of the Xylocopa sonorina isolate GNS202 chromosome 1, iyXylSono1_principal, whole genome shotgun sequence genome:
- the Pyd gene encoding zonula occludens-like protein polychaetoid isoform X3 gives MCSQNGSSEVLKGKTSDSEDEVSQHTRMDRNDNNVGVGNSGNSPNSSSTTHGVLHNTSGGTDTQNGDRGWEVHHVTVTRVPGYGFGIAVSGGRDNPHFTNGDPAIAISDVLKAGPAEGKLQVNDRIISANGISLEGADYGAAIGVLRESGSTVLLVVKRRASSNSSGNVGNSTLQSHRLTLTRNNKKDDFGIVLGCRLYVREVTRENTGVKPGDVLTRIGSVATDNMSLKEAKKLMDQCKDRLSIVVTRDNSCCHVQQQTKSETGEYLSGTTSYSSQNLYVPPPTRQPIEDKSNLVPRGRARGPLMDVSLSQLDLPATPTVDPPRPPPPRPEDYYSTRRQLYDEDLSRNKAPMPDPRFITFQKEGSVGVRLSGGNETGVFVTAVQTGSPASLQGLQPGDKILKINDMDMKGVTREEAVLFLLSLQEQIDLIVQHRRQEYDQVVASGKGDSFHIKTHFHYEQPQKGEMSFRSGDVFHVIDTLHNGVVGSWQVFRIGRNNQEVQKGIIPNKARAEELATAQFNATKKEMSASESRGSFFRRRRSSHRRSKSLGRDHWDDVVFSDSVSKFPAYERVILRHPGFVRPVVLFGPVADLAREKLLKDFPDKFTSPQMENQLDDSVGKNTKSSGIIRLSAIREVMDRGKHALLDITPNAVDRLNYAQFYPIVIFLKAETKQIVKEMRAGVPKSAHKSSKKLLEQCQKLDKIWGHIFSAVITLTTPEAWYRKLRELIDRQQQGLLWMSQTKPEEALSDDFLFPMTSRLSYASSPESDLELSPAPVLPGALGAPSRLKSSSDPSIATQDDIAAPPPYSTTYQQSFEQSKRRSQGGMGDGKYGFSISGQVSNQSGSPEYLGGSFEPRSSHHSPPDLPPRVDRNAKPSNQQQRTTAGRSAQERLLNKTDSVLDVANYINATPHKANATSSLERTQPKAGSYDSMSSYDSYNNTNGNASYGAPSLNTSTGRLGPNVPDDLKSSGGPARPHDPYRFTRSTAQPIPSHDSQPRTDYAKYSRTTDYKPITLPQNKPGGSYKPIPPPKPKNYRPPQTNLTQPDNNGNEGNNAHQHSKSYSIATSHVENTNNIQRNSGQYYYNIPPPNRHDSNLANSHHNLNHLSTPAHNHSLSHTHPHCSPPMSSHSHSNSASQLSLGLSHNRNNVNHNGYVVNNGHNASAQCFPTSPGHNREPSGLDLAGSREQRGSAFELYRKPAHHYNAS, from the exons ATGTGTAGCCAAAATGGTTCTTCGGAGGTGCTAAAAGGGAAAACATCGGATTCTGAAGACGAAGTTTCCCAGCACACGAGAATGGACAGAAACGATAACAATGTGGGTGTCGGAAATTCGGGAAATTCCCCGAATTCGTCTTCGACGACACATGGTGTTCTTCACAATACTTCCGGTGGAACCGATACACAG AACGGAGACAGAGGATGGGAGGTCCATCACGTCACTGTTACCAGAGTTCCCGGTTACGGATTCGGGATTGCTGTTTCTGGTGGCCGGGATAATCCCCATTTTACTAATGGCGATCCTGCTATTGCGATCTCTGATGTCTTGAAGGCTGGACCTGCAGAAGGAAAATTACA AGTAAATGATCGTATAATATCCGCAAACGGAATATCGTTGGAAGGCGCTGATTATGGGGCAGCTATCGGCGTTCTCAGGGAGTCCGGGTCAACGGTTCTCTTAGTCGTTAAACGTAGAGCTTCATCGAATTCTTCGGGGAATGTAGGGAATTCCACGCTACAAAGTCATCGGCTAACTTTAACAAGAAACAATAAAAAAGACG ATTTTGGAATTGTCCTTGGTTGCCGTCTGTACGTGAGAGAAGTAACGCGAGAAAACACGGGAGTAAAGCCAGGAGACGTTTTAACGAGAATCGGTAGCGTGGCTACGGATAATATGAGTCTAAAGGAAGCCAAAAAGTTGATGGACCAATGTAAAGATAGATTGTCGATTGTGGTAACTCGAGACAACTCCTGCTGCCACGTTCAGCAGCAGACAAAAAGTGAAACTGGAGAGTATCTTTCTGGAACGACGAGTTACAGTAGTCAGAATTTGTACGTTCCACCCCCAACAAGGCAGCCGATAGAGGATAAAAGCAACCTTGTTCCTAGAGGCCGTGCTAGAGGACCATTGATGGATGTCTCTCTGAGTCAGTTAGATCTTCCTGCCACCCCTACTGTAGACCCTCCCAGACCACCACCTCCCAGACCCGAAG ATTATTATAGCACACGAAGGCAATTATATGATGAAGACTTATCTAGGAATAAAGCTCCAAT GCCTGACCCTCGATTTATTACTTTCCAAAAAGAAGGATCTGTGGGCGTTCGCTTGAGTGGTGGAAATGAAACCGGTGTGTTCGTAACAGCCGTTCAAACAGGAAGTCCTGCATCTCTTCAAGGTTTGCAGCCTGGCGATAAAATTTTGAAG ATAAACGACATGGACATGAAAGGTGTAACGAGAGAAGAAGCTGTCCTTTTTTTGCTTAGCTTGCAAGAACAAATCGACCTGATCGTCCAACATCGACGACAAGAGTACGATCAAGTGGTAGCATCTGGAAAAGGCGACTCCTTTCATATCAA AACTCACTTTCATTACGAACAACCGCAGAAAGGTGAAATGAGCTTCCGCAGCGGCGACGTATTTCACGTTATAGACACGCTACATAACGGTGTCGTTGGCTCGTGGCAAGTGTTCCGTATTGGTAGGAACAATCAGGAAGTACAAAAAGGGATTATACCGAATAAAGCTCGAGCCGAAGAACTAGCTACTGCTCAATTCAATGCAACGAAGAAGGAAATGAGTGCCAGTGAAAGCAGGGGTAGCTTCTTTAGGAGAAGAAGGAGTAGCCATAGACGTTCTAAATCTCTTGGCAGA GATCACTGGGATGATGTAGTATTCTCAGATAGTGTTAGCAAATTTCCAGCCTACGAAAGAGTAATTTTAAGGCATCCGGGATTTGTTAGACCCGTAGTATTGTTTGGTCCTGTCGCAGATTTAGCTagagaaaaattattaaaagatTTTCCTGACAAATTCACATCTCCAC AAATGGAAAACCAGTTAGATGATAGCGTTGGGAAGAATACGAAATCGTCAGGTATTATTCGACTTAGTGCCATCAGAGAAGTGATGGATCGAGGAAAACATGCTCTGCTGGATATTACTCCAAATGCGGTCGACCGATTAAATTACGCGCAGTTCTATCCTATAGTTATTTTTCTGAAAGCTGAGACGAAGCAAATTGTCAAAGAAATGCGAGCCGGAGTTCCCAA ATCGGCACATAAGAGTAGTAAAAAACTTTTAGAACAATGTCAAAAGTTGGACAAAATTTGGGGACATATCTTTAGCGCTGTGATCACTTTAACTACACCAGAAGCCTGGTATCGAAAGTTAAGAGAACTGATCGATCGACAGCAACAAGGATTACTTTGGATGAGCCAGACAAAG CCGGAAGAAGCACTCTCGGATGACTTCCTATTCCCGATGACTTCTCGCCTCTCCTATGCTTCCTCTCCGGAGAGTGACTTGGAGCTCAGTCCGGCACCAGTTTTGCCAGGTGCTTTGGGTGCACCGTCTAGATTGAAAAGCAGTTCTGATCCAAGCATCGCGACGCAAGACGACATTGCTGCACCGCCACCATACTCGACTACTTATCAG CAATCCTTTGAGCAGTCAAAAAGAAGATCACAAGGTGGAATGGGAGACGGGAAGTACGGATTCTCGATATCAGGGCAAGTTAGCAACCAATCAGGATCACCAGAATATTTAGGTGGTTCGTTCGAGCCACGATCTTCTCATCACAGCCCTCCCGATTTGCCACCACGGGTGGATCGTAATGCGAAGCCAAGCAATCAACAGCAAAGAACTACTGCGGGAAGATCGGCTCAAGAACGCTTGCTCAATAAAACAGATTCAGTATTGGatgtcgcaaattatataaacgCCACACCTCACAAAGCCAATGCCACATCATCGCTTGAAAGAACTCAACCAAAAGCA GGGAGTTATGATAGCATGTCTTCTTACGATTCCTATAATAATACAAATGGTAACGCTAGTTATGGGGCACCGAGTTTAAATACATCGACTGGTCGATTGGGACCAAATGTTCCCGACGACTTAAAGAGCAGCGGTGGACCAGCAAGGCCGCACGATCCTTACAGATTCACCAGATCGACAGCACAACCAATTCCAAGTCATGATTCGCAACCACGAACCGATTATGCCAAATATAG CCGCACAACTGATTATAAGCCAATAACGTTACCCCAAAATAAACCCGGTGGATCGTACAAGCCAATACCCCCACCAAAACCAAAAAACTACAGGCCACCGCAAACAAACTTAACTCAGCCCGACAATAATGGGAACGAGGGGAACAACGCTCATCAACACTCAAAGAgctactctatcgctacttctCAC GTAGAAAATACTAATAACATTCAACGAAACAGCGGACAGTACTACTATAACATTCCACCACCGAATCGGCATGACTCGAATCTCGCGAATTCCCATCACAACTTGAATCATCTTTCCACACCCGCACACAATCACAGTTTGAGCCATACGCATCCGCATTGTAGCCCGCCAATGTCGAGCCATAGTCATAGTAACAGTGCCAGTCAATTGAGCCTCGGTCTCTCGCATAACAGAAACAACGTCAATCACAACGGATACGTCGTGAACAACGGTCACAACGCATCCGCGCAATGTTTCCCAACAAGTCCAGGGCATAATCGGGAGCCGAGCGGACTAGATCTCGCTGGAAGCAGAGAACAAAGAGGAAGCGCTTTCGAACTTTATCGCAAACCTGCGCATCATTACAACGCGAG TTAA